In Candidatus Defluviibacterium haderslevense, the following are encoded in one genomic region:
- a CDS encoding sigma-70 family RNA polymerase sigma factor, producing MAKLSDKDLLILLKEQNNNAFAQLYLYHTVFVHKLVLANSGDAEDAKDVEQSVIIHLYEKLIQGKFELNEGVKLSSYLFAVAKNIWLKKLDLKGKLPTENFDKFVDKGQIDVDIENLFIPEGPKETTIIDCLELLNNDCQSILTKYYYEEKAMREIALEIATITEENLRKRKYKCIQKLKELYNQKIMVYG from the coding sequence ATGGCTAAATTATCAGATAAAGACCTTTTAATCTTGTTAAAGGAGCAAAACAATAATGCATTTGCTCAGCTATACCTATATCATACTGTATTTGTACACAAGCTTGTTTTAGCTAATTCAGGTGACGCTGAGGATGCTAAAGATGTTGAGCAATCAGTTATTATACATTTATATGAAAAGCTCATACAAGGCAAATTTGAGCTAAATGAAGGGGTCAAATTGAGTTCATATTTGTTTGCTGTTGCTAAAAATATTTGGCTTAAAAAGTTAGATTTAAAGGGCAAACTACCTACTGAAAATTTTGATAAATTTGTTGATAAAGGACAGATAGATGTTGATATTGAAAATCTTTTTATTCCTGAAGGGCCTAAAGAAACAACTATTATTGATTGTTTGGAATTATTAAACAATGATTGCCAATCTATACTTACAAAGTATTATTATGAAGAAAAGGCCATGAGAGAAATAGCTTTGGAAATAGCTACTATTACTGAAGAGAACCTACGCAAAAGAAAATATAAATGTATTCAAAAGCTTAAGGAATTGTACAACCAAAAAATAATGGTTTATGGATAG